The genomic DNA TCAGATATACATATAGAGCCTCGTCGAGATTATTCACACATACGTTTTCGCATCGATGGTATTTTGCACACGGTTTACCAGCTACCCATTCAGGTGGGTCAAGCGGTCGTGAGTCGTTTAAAAATACTGGGTCGTATGAATATTGCTGAAAAGCGAAAGCCATTAGATGGACGCGTAAAAACTAAAACACCTGATGGTCAAGAGATCGAATTACGATTATCTACCTTACCAACCGCTTTTGGTGAAAAGTTGGTAATGAGAATTTTTGATCCAGAAGTTTTATTAAAAACTTTTGATCAGCTAGGTTTACTCGATGAAGATTTACAGCATTGGCAAAACATGACGTCGCAGCCAAATGGCATCATTTTAGTCACTGGCCCAACCGGCTCAGGTAAAACAACTACGCTTTATTCCACTCTAAAAAACTTAGCCACGACAGAAGTGAATGTCTGCACCATCGAAGACCCAATTGAAATGGTAGAACCTGCGTTTAATCAAATGCAAATTCAGGGCAATATTGATTTAAGTTTTTCATCGGGCATAAAGGCGCTAATGCGACAAGACCCCGACATTATTATGATTGGTGAAATACGCGATTTAGAAACCGCGCAAATGGCGATACAGGCCGCACTGACGGGCCATTTAGTATTATCGACGGTTCATACTAATGACGCACCTTCAGCCGTGACACGGCTACTTGATTTAGGTGTTCCTGGTTATCTGATTAAATCGACTTTATTAGGGGTCATGGCTCAACGCTTGGTGCGCACACTGTGCCCACATTGTAAGGCTGAAGATACCCTTGAAGATAAAACTTGGCAGCAATTGGTCAAACCCTGGAGTGCAAAGAAACCGGCAAAGGTTTTTAAACCTGTCGGTTGCTTAGAATGTCGCAATACTGGTTTTTTAGGGCGATCGGGTGTTTATGAAAGCTTTGAAATGAGTGAAGCCTTAGCTGATTTAATTTACGACGGCTGTGATCCTCAAACACTCAGAAAGCATGCCATTAAAGAAGGTATGTTGAGTTTGAGACTTTCTGGAGCGCGTAAAATTGCTGCCGGTTTAACGACAGCAGAAGAAATTTTACGGGTAACACCAGATACGCGCTAAATTCGGTAAGTGGTTTTAGTCATCACCTGAGACACGCCCGTCATAAACAGCTTTACTGTTTTCGGGAAGTTTACTCCGCCAGCTTCTAGCGCTGAGTTTGCATGACGGGTTTCATCTTCGAGCATTTGTTCAATGATCAATGTTGAGCGCGGGTCTTGCTCTTGTATTTCATGTAAGTGGTCGGCCAAATGTTTGCTCACTTGTTCTTCAGTTGCAGCGACAAAGCCCAGCGACCATTTGTCTCCCGCTAGCCCAGCCGCAGCCCCAATTCCATAAGACAACCCATAAAATACGGGGTTTAAGTAACTGGTGTGAGCGTTCAGTTCATTTAAGCGCGCTTCACACCAAGCAAGGTGATCGAGCTCTTCTTCGGCAGCCTGTTCCATTTTTTCACGAATATCAGGCAGTTTAGCCGTTAGTGATTGGCCTTGATACAGCGCTTGAGCACAGACCTCTCCCGTGTGGTTTATTCGCATTAAGCCCGCAACATGACGGCTCATGTCATCCGAGAGATCACTGGTTTCTTTTTGCCCAGGTCTTGGTGCCTTTGCTTTCACCGCACCAGGGGTGAGCGTTTTTAGAGCGTTATCTAAATGCTCCGTAATGCGATCAGAAAAAGTGCGGTTTCTTAACATGTCTTTCCTCTTGATTTTTGATGATATCGGCATGAGCCTGGTTCAATGTGTCTCGTAATGCACGAGCTGAAACCGGCTTTGACAAAACATATTTTATGCCTAGTTCATTTTCATTGACCTGGCTAGACACTTCGTCGGCACCGGTCATCATTATTACAACAATATTTCGATTTAAACTCGCGTCTTGGCGAATACGTTGCACGAGTTCTACGCCCGACATAGAGGGCATGTTGTGATCTACGATCAACACGTCGACGGGTTCACCTTTATGGAATTCATTGTGAAGGTTCGCCAAAGCCGATTGACCATTACTCATACTTAATACATGCATGCGCCAACTTTGCGCTAAATGTTCAATCACCTTACGACAAGTTAGGTTGTCGTCGACGACCATTAAGCGGAATTTTTTTAGCGGTAAGTTGGGGGTTTGCATCGTAGAGCGTGGCGTTGGAACATCTACCAATGGAATATCCAACCAAACGGTGGTGCCCATTCGTAGTTCACTGCTCAAGGTAAGCTGGCCGCCCAAAATACCCATTAGATATTTACTGATTGGTAGACCAATGTGAACATCGGAGGAGTGGTTTGCGTTGTCTTGATCAGGAAAAGAAAATAACTGAGTGCGAGCTTCTTTTGATATTCCAGGACCAGTGTCTGTAATGCTAAATCGAATGCGGTTTTGCTGCCATGGTTTCACTTGGATCAAAACTTCACCTTGCTCAGTATACTGAATAGCATTCTCAATTACGTTAGACAAAACCTGACCAATGATATGTGCGTTACCCCGGTAATAAGATGGGATGTCGGGCTGAATATCGAGTACCAGTTCGATGCCTTTATTGTGAGCAACGCGAGAGAACGGCTGCAAGGTATCTTCAATTAAATCGTATAAATCAAATTCACCTTCGTTATCAGGGATCCGATTTAAACCAATACGAATTAAATTCTGAATTTGGTCGGCTTCTCGTAATAGCGAATGGCCTGCCGCCTGCACAGTGTTAACAAATTCCTGCTGGTGGGCTGAAAGCGTTGTATCTTGCAGTAACTCTGTCATGCCTAATACGCCATTAATGGGGCCGCGAATGTCATGATTTATTTTTCTTAATAATGGCCAGTGCATATTAGGAATCACCATGCCTTCAACGGCCACGCGATCCAGTCGATGGTGCGAAATAACCCAGGTTGCCCATAGCGTTAAGGCAACTGCAGACGCTGATGAGATTCGTAGAACAAAGAAGCTGGTGTCGCTTAATAGAAAAATACCAAATGAAATGAGAGAGGTTGTTGTAAAAAACGCAATCAAACTGATAAATGTGAATAATAGCAGTCGCTCTGTTAGGCTGCTAGGTTTATTGATAATCCAATAGGTGCCGATGATGCAAATAGCTATGGGCACAATGATCATTTGGAATGACAATGCACTGTAAGAAAACAAGGCGAAAATAGTGACAAAAGCCAGCAAGTAAGCCAACCATTTGAGCGCATCTTTTATCCAGCTGACGTGACGGTCATTGTTTGTATCGGCTAGCAGTCGTGCAAAGGATCCAACAATTAAGAAAGCCCCTATATTTTCTGATCGAATGTCGACAAAGGTTAATGTTGGAAACCAGGCAGACATTATTCCTGACCATCCGGCAATGTTCAGAATAAAACCGACACACATCGACATGGTCCAAAAGGTTAACAAACTGTGAAATTTGGCCAAGTTAAATAGGGCGACAATGCACATGATGAATAGAAACGATAGTGTTGAGATATGAAATAAAAACTCTTTCGAAAGCTGACTCAACGAATTGCTTTCGCTTCTTAGCATTAGTTGTAGATTTGCGGGCTCAGAGCTTTTGATCAGTACTAAAAGTTGGTGCGAACCAGGGCGAAGTTCAATGGGCAAAATATATCGACCTAAAGGGAACGGCCGATCTTGATAAGCAACACTGGAGCCTGTGGAGATTCGTTTAAATGTATCGAGCGGATCACTCATGTATAGATCGGCTCTGTCTATATGAGGGCCGTTTAAAATCAGATGAAGCTTTTGAATGCTGCCCGTATTATTAGCCAAGTTAACACGGATCCACGTTGGTTCGTGAAGAAGGCCGCGACGAATAAAATCATTGTGAATGGGCGTAAATTTATTCTCGAAGGCGGGCTGTTGCAATTGAACAAATGAAAAAGCTTCATTGGGGTCATTAAAATAATCGGCATAGCCTGAAATATTGGTATCAATATTAGCGCGCGCTATTTGCAGTGGCTCAGATGAGGCGGCCGACGCGAGAAATATAAGGCTCAGAACGAACAAAAATACTGTGCGGATCATTACATTTAAACCAGTGGAATGAAGCGAGCAGTATAACCCGATTTGATGCGTCAAAAATACTCCATTCATGCACAGTTAATTCAGAGGCTGGCAAGAATGGAGCAGCGGCCTATCTAACGGTTAATGGCTTTGTGGCCGATATCGGTGCGGAAATAAACGTTGTCCCATTGTATGGTATTAACGCCTTGGTAAGCTTTTGCTTGCGCATCCGCTACGGTGTCACCCAGCGCTGTAACGCACAGCACTCGACCGCCATTGGTGATTGTATCACCTTGCTCATTGGTAGCCGTTCCCGCTTGAAATACTTTAACGCCCAGCGCTTGTGCCACATCAATACCTTGAATGATATCACCCTTAGCGTAGTCAAATGGGTAGCCTCCGGCCGCCATAACGACACCGACGGCGGCTCTTTTATCCCATTGAGCATTCATTGAAGATAGCTTGCCGTTTACAGCGGCCTCGCAAAGCGCTGGAAGGTCTGATTGCAAACGCATCATTATTGGCTGCGTTTCAGGGTCTCCAAACCGGCAATTGTATTCTAAGACGTATGGCGTACCTTCTTCAGATACCATAATGCCTGCATACAAAAATCCACGATAGCGGTTCCCTTCTGCGTTCATTCCTTTAACGGTGGGGTAGATCACTTCGTTTAATATGCGATCATGGATCTCAGACGTAACAACAGGTGCAGGAGAATAGGCTCCCATTCCTCCTGTGTTAGGTCCTAGATCTCCGTTGTCACGTGCTTTGTGATCTTGGGAGGTCGCCAGTGTCAGTACATCTTCGCCATCGACCATCACAATAAAACTGGCTTCTTCGCCTGTTAAAAATTGTTCAATAACGACACGTGCCCCTGCATCACCAAATTTATTGCCGGCAAGCATGTCGTTCACAGCTTCAATTGCTTCTTGGTTGGTTTGCGCCAAGATGACACCTTTTCCTGCGGCTAAACCATCGGCTTTAACGACGATGGGCGCGCCTTTTTCTTCAATATACGCGACCGCAGGTTCAATCTCCGTAAAAACGCCATAAAACGCAGTGGGTATATTGTGGCGTGCTAAGAAATCTTTTGTAAATGCCTTAGAGCCCTCTAGTTGAGAGGCGGCTTTGGATGGACCAAATATAGCTAGGCCGGCCGCTTCAAAGGCATCGACAACCCCTTCAACTAATGGCGCTTCAGGACCTACAATGGTTAAGTTCACGGTGTTTGCTTTGGCAAATTCGATAAGCGCAGGGAAATCGGTCGCGGCAATATCGACATTAGTAACACCGGCTTCGCTGCTTGTCCCTGTATTACCTGGCGCGACAAACACCTGCTTCACGTTTGGGGATTGAATACACTTCCATGCCAAAGCGTGCTCACGGCCGCCGTTGCCTAAAATTAAAACATTCATTTATTCAGTCCTTTTTAATGTCGGAAATGACGCATGCCGGTGAATACCATGGCAATACCGTGTTCATCTGCCGCAGCGATAACTTCTTCATCTCTCATGCTACCGCCGGGCTGAATAACGGCTGAAACACCCATCTCTGCGGCTTGATCTAAGCTGTCTCTGAACGGTAAAAATGCTTCAGAAGCCATGGCCGACCCAGCAATGTTTATATTTTCATCTTTTGCTTTGATGTTGGCAATAATGGCGCTGTATACACGGCTCATTTGTCCCGCACCGATACCGGTACTAAGACCATCTTTTGCATAAACAATGGCGTTCGATTTAACAAATTTTGCGACTTTCCATGCAAACATTAAATCTTTAATTTGTTCTGGAGATGGTTGCGCTTTCGTGACAACCTTTAAGTCTGATTCGCTGACCATGCCAAGATCTCTGTCTTGAACCAAAAGACCGCCGTTCACACGTTTAAAGTCTAAAGATGGAATGCGTTGACCCCATTGTCCACAGGCTAATAAACGGACATTGGGTTTTTGGGCCACTACGTCTGCGGCCGCTTTACTGACGGAAGGGGCGATAATAACCTCGACAAACTGCTTCCCAATAATTGCTTCGGCAGCCTCGGCATCTAATTCGCGGTTGAACGCGATAATGCCTCCAAATGCCGAGGTGGTATCAACGGATAACGCCCTATGATAAGCATCGGTTAAGTTTTTACCGGTTGCTACACCACAAGGATTAGCGTGTTTGACGATAACACAGGCTGGTTCCTCAAAACTTTTCACACACTCTAAAGCGGCGTCCGTATCGGCAATGTTATTGAAGCTCAGCGCTTTGCCCTGCAAGGTAGTAATGGTTGAAATACCAGGTTCAAGCTCGCCTGATTCTATGTAAAAAGCGGCCTTTTGATGTGGGTTTTCACCATAGCGCATTGTGTCTTTTAAAAGAAATTGGCTGTTAAAGGTTTCTGGAAAACTGCGTGTTTCAGGCGGTTTTGAAGGAGCCGTGTCTGCGGGCACTGAGCCGAAGTAATTTGCGATCATGCCATCGTATTTAGCGGTGTGCTCAAAGGCTAAGCGCGCTAAATTAAAACGAGTCGCATGAGACAAACCGCCATTTGTATCCCATTCGCTAAGAATTTCCTCATAGGAGGAGCTGTTTACAACAATCGCGACATCTTTGTGGTTCTTTGCTGCAGAACGAACCATTGTGGGGCCACCAATATCGATGTTTTCAATTGCATCCGCCAAGATACAATCATCTTTTGCAATGGTTTCGGCAAAGGGGTATAGATTTACAACCACCATATCAATCGGCTTTATGTTGTGTTCTGCCATGACTGACTCGTCTTGGCCGCGTCGACCTAAAATTCCGCCGTGAATCAATGGGTGAAGTGTTTTAACACGACCATCCATCATTTCGGGAAAGCCTGTTACTTCGGAAGCTTCGGTGACAGGAATATCGTGCTGTTGCAATAGTTTAAAAGTTCCACCGGTAGAAATAAGGCTTACACCACGGTCGTGCAAGGCTTTTGCAAAATCAACGATACCAGCTTTATCCGAAACACTGATCAGTGCTCGTTTTGGGGTCACTACATTCACAGGTTGTGTCATTTTATCCTCGAGGAATTAATATTTGAGTAGTCGGTCAATTATCTAAGGTGCCAGAAACAACAAAGGCGACCGAAGTCGCCTTTGTGCATATTATAGTAAGCCGTATTGCTTCAGCTTTTTCCGAAGCGTCCCTCGGTTTAAACCGAGTACTTGAGAGGCTTTAGTTTGGTTGTCGCGGCAATAACGCATTACAGCTTCCAACATAGGCGCTTCAACTTCTGTTAATACCATTTGGTGGACGTTAGAAACGTCTTGACCGTCTAAGTGTGCGAAATAATTGCGCATCGCGATTTCAACGCTGTCTCGCAACGTCTGTGGGTTTTCACTGGCAGCGTGTAGCTGAAGTGATTCATGTGTGTCTGTTGTTGGCGCAACAATTTCAATAGTCATGCAGCAGTATCCTTAGATGATTCTAGATGTTCAAAAATTGTGTCTATAGCCAGCAGTTGCTCTGAAGCCGACTCTAGCTGATTTAGGTGTTTCAATACACTTCGGTCGGTTTGTTGAGCTTTTAGGTACCAACCAAGGTGCTTTCGGGCAATACGTACGCCCATGTACTCGCCGTAAAACTCATGCAATGCGTTGAGGTGACCACTGAGCAGTGCATGAACTTCATTTGGTGTTGGGTCTGGCTTTATTTCACCAGACGCTAAGTAACGGTTTATTTGATCGAATATCCAAGGGTTACCTTGGGCGGCCCGACCAATCATGACACCATCGACTTGGGTGTACTCCATCACTTGTTTTGCTTTCTGCGGTGAATCAATATCACCATTCGCTAAAACAGGAATTGATAACGCTGATTTTACATCGGCAATGGTTTGATACTCTGCATCGCCCTTGTAACCCTGATCTCTTGTGCGGCCGTGAATGGCCAGCATCTTTATGCCGATATCTTCGGCCATTTTTGCAATGGTGAGGGCATTTTTACTTTGTCCACACCAGCCTGTACGAATCTTTAACGTCACGGGAACATTCACCGCAGCGACGACGGCATTGAGAATTTCTCTAACGAGCGCCTCGTCTTTCATCAACGCTGAGCCTGCGGCTCTGTTGCACACTTTCTTTGCGGGGCACCCCATATTGATGTCGATGATTTGAGCACCAATTTTAACGTTTTGCTCTGCCGCATGGGCTAACATATTCGCTTCACCGCCAGCAATCTGAATACTGATCGGTTCGGCCTCTCCACTGTGATTGAGGCGCCAACGGGACTTGTTAGTGGTCCATAATCGAGTGTCGCTGGTGACCATTTCTGATACCACCAATCCAGCACCTTGAGCTTTGCATAACTTTCGAAACGGCTGATCCGTCACGCCAGCCATAGGCGCTAATACGGTGGGCTGACTGATTCGATATGGGCCAATGCTAAACACGTATGATCGATTAAAATTTGCTCAACTCAAGGGCGCGAAATAATAGCGATTCTTGGCCTCGATTGAAAGCTCGTTGACCAGAAAGTCGTCTTTTTTTTTAAATTATTTATCTACAGTTCAAGATTTCATGAGTGAACAGCGTTTTACAATAAATATTTAAAATTCAAAGAGTTAGCTTCGTTTTGCCAAAAAAATTATTGATTGATTGGGTTTAGTATCAATTGGTAATTAATGGCATTAGGTGCGGGTGCTTTTATTGGAATAGAGACATACACTCGAGTATTGAGAGGCATGTTGACTACGCCGGTCATTTCACCTTTTAAGTAGTCTGCAGGTAGGAAGTTTTGATCGGCCACAATTTTTCCATTCACGTCGGAATATTGCAAAATGAGCTCTGGGAAGGGTTGTTTAAACGGTGCTCGGTTGGTTAGCACTATGTCGACCATCTTTATGTCTTTCAAGGCGGTGTTTTTATGGTCTCTGACAATGACTGACGTGCGAATTTGAGTCACATCAACCTGTTCTGGTAGCTGACATCCTATGATGTCACAGGCTGCAGAATATAATCCACGCCATTGATCCATGCGAGCGTAGGTATCCCGCTGCATCCAGGCTAGCTGTGCCATTAACAACGCCAGTAACAATATGACAAGCAACCACCCTAAAGGGCGTAATCGGCTTAACCGCTCCTCATAGTGAAAATCCAAATCGAGCTCTTGGCTGGCTTGATTAACTACTTGAGAAGCGCTTTTAGGTTGTGCAGCCGTTTGGTTCTCTTCGAGATCGACAAATAATGGCGAACGTCGCATCGCCGCATTATGGGTATCTGTATGGTTTTGTGGCGTTCCAACATTTCTTGATTCAAAGACAGCAGGCTTGCTCAGAGAAACGTCTTCTTTCTCAATTTCTTCGAGCATAGACTCGGCCCAGCTTTCATCATTCTCGTCTTCATCGTCTTTGAACAAATCGGTTTCTAACGATTGAGTCTCAGATTTAAAATGATCAGAACGAGCATTTGGCTGGCTAGAAGCATTTAAATTTAGAAAACTGTCTGACAATTCGCCTAAGCTGTCGTTTTGTTCATCTTCATCGAACAACTCGTCATCGTCTTCACCATCACTGAATAAAAACTCTTCTTCCTCTTCTGCGCCAAATAAAAACTCGGCATCATCATCGTCATCCGCTAAAAATTGACTCGATTCTTCTGCAGGGGAAGGTCGTGGTGGAGGCGTAGGCTTCGGTTTCGCGACGGGTTTTGGTTTTGCAGCGGGCTTAGTCGCAGATTTTGCAGGGGTTTTTGGCTGTGCCCGTTTTGCAACAGGCGCAGCTTTACCAGGAGTTTGCGCCGGAATAGAGGTTGTGACCAAATGGTTGCGAGCACTGAATACTTGTAAGCAGGCACCACACCGCACAGACCCATTAGCTACCGCTAATTGCTCAGTCCTCACTCGAAAAGAGGTGCCACAATGTGGGCATTGTGTGATGAATGATTCTGCCATTTTAACTCGTATCCTTCGCGTCCGTGACGAACATTATCCTATTAAAATCCGAAGCTTAGCGCATGAACTTTAA from Reinekea marina includes the following:
- a CDS encoding hybrid sensor histidine kinase/response regulator, with protein sequence MIRTVFLFVLSLIFLASAASSEPLQIARANIDTNISGYADYFNDPNEAFSFVQLQQPAFENKFTPIHNDFIRRGLLHEPTWIRVNLANNTGSIQKLHLILNGPHIDRADLYMSDPLDTFKRISTGSSVAYQDRPFPLGRYILPIELRPGSHQLLVLIKSSEPANLQLMLRSESNSLSQLSKEFLFHISTLSFLFIMCIVALFNLAKFHSLLTFWTMSMCVGFILNIAGWSGIMSAWFPTLTFVDIRSENIGAFLIVGSFARLLADTNNDRHVSWIKDALKWLAYLLAFVTIFALFSYSALSFQMIIVPIAICIIGTYWIINKPSSLTERLLLFTFISLIAFFTTTSLISFGIFLLSDTSFFVLRISSASAVALTLWATWVISHHRLDRVAVEGMVIPNMHWPLLRKINHDIRGPINGVLGMTELLQDTTLSAHQQEFVNTVQAAGHSLLREADQIQNLIRIGLNRIPDNEGEFDLYDLIEDTLQPFSRVAHNKGIELVLDIQPDIPSYYRGNAHIIGQVLSNVIENAIQYTEQGEVLIQVKPWQQNRIRFSITDTGPGISKEARTQLFSFPDQDNANHSSDVHIGLPISKYLMGILGGQLTLSSELRMGTTVWLDIPLVDVPTPRSTMQTPNLPLKKFRLMVVDDNLTCRKVIEHLAQSWRMHVLSMSNGQSALANLHNEFHKGEPVDVLIVDHNMPSMSGVELVQRIRQDASLNRNIVVIMMTGADEVSSQVNENELGIKYVLSKPVSARALRDTLNQAHADIIKNQEERHVKKPHFF
- the fis gene encoding DNA-binding transcriptional regulator Fis: MTIEIVAPTTDTHESLQLHAASENPQTLRDSVEIAMRNYFAHLDGQDVSNVHQMVLTEVEAPMLEAVMRYCRDNQTKASQVLGLNRGTLRKKLKQYGLL
- the purH gene encoding bifunctional phosphoribosylaminoimidazolecarboxamide formyltransferase/IMP cyclohydrolase; its protein translation is MTQPVNVVTPKRALISVSDKAGIVDFAKALHDRGVSLISTGGTFKLLQQHDIPVTEASEVTGFPEMMDGRVKTLHPLIHGGILGRRGQDESVMAEHNIKPIDMVVVNLYPFAETIAKDDCILADAIENIDIGGPTMVRSAAKNHKDVAIVVNSSSYEEILSEWDTNGGLSHATRFNLARLAFEHTAKYDGMIANYFGSVPADTAPSKPPETRSFPETFNSQFLLKDTMRYGENPHQKAAFYIESGELEPGISTITTLQGKALSFNNIADTDAALECVKSFEEPACVIVKHANPCGVATGKNLTDAYHRALSVDTTSAFGGIIAFNRELDAEAAEAIIGKQFVEVIIAPSVSKAAADVVAQKPNVRLLACGQWGQRIPSLDFKRVNGGLLVQDRDLGMVSESDLKVVTKAQPSPEQIKDLMFAWKVAKFVKSNAIVYAKDGLSTGIGAGQMSRVYSAIIANIKAKDENINIAGSAMASEAFLPFRDSLDQAAEMGVSAVIQPGGSMRDEEVIAAADEHGIAMVFTGMRHFRH
- the dusB gene encoding tRNA dihydrouridine synthase DusB; this translates as MFSIGPYRISQPTVLAPMAGVTDQPFRKLCKAQGAGLVVSEMVTSDTRLWTTNKSRWRLNHSGEAEPISIQIAGGEANMLAHAAEQNVKIGAQIIDINMGCPAKKVCNRAAGSALMKDEALVREILNAVVAAVNVPVTLKIRTGWCGQSKNALTIAKMAEDIGIKMLAIHGRTRDQGYKGDAEYQTIADVKSALSIPVLANGDIDSPQKAKQVMEYTQVDGVMIGRAAQGNPWIFDQINRYLASGEIKPDPTPNEVHALLSGHLNALHEFYGEYMGVRIARKHLGWYLKAQQTDRSVLKHLNQLESASEQLLAIDTIFEHLESSKDTAA
- a CDS encoding DUF3426 domain-containing protein, whose amino-acid sequence is MAESFITQCPHCGTSFRVRTEQLAVANGSVRCGACLQVFSARNHLVTTSIPAQTPGKAAPVAKRAQPKTPAKSATKPAAKPKPVAKPKPTPPPRPSPAEESSQFLADDDDDAEFLFGAEEEEEFLFSDGEDDDELFDEDEQNDSLGELSDSFLNLNASSQPNARSDHFKSETQSLETDLFKDDEDENDESWAESMLEEIEKEDVSLSKPAVFESRNVGTPQNHTDTHNAAMRRSPLFVDLEENQTAAQPKSASQVVNQASQELDLDFHYEERLSRLRPLGWLLVILLLALLMAQLAWMQRDTYARMDQWRGLYSAACDIIGCQLPEQVDVTQIRTSVIVRDHKNTALKDIKMVDIVLTNRAPFKQPFPELILQYSDVNGKIVADQNFLPADYLKGEMTGVVNMPLNTRVYVSIPIKAPAPNAINYQLILNPINQ
- a CDS encoding GspE/PulE family protein; its protein translation is MKLLSGSLRVDELLDQLLEAGRITEKTHEQARTKSRQSDPYSVNILENMQLDDANSPGKSLTAAAIYEWLGDSLSMPYVHIDPLKVDVESIASIMSFEYAKRYHLLPLKQTDTTVQIATCEPMITGWEDTIEQVTRRKIEKVLAVPKDIERYGLEFYALNRSVSGAKGKNRSQGIGNFEQLVELGNLKSPDANDEHIINIVDWLFQYAFDQRASDIHIEPRRDYSHIRFRIDGILHTVYQLPIQVGQAVVSRLKILGRMNIAEKRKPLDGRVKTKTPDGQEIELRLSTLPTAFGEKLVMRIFDPEVLLKTFDQLGLLDEDLQHWQNMTSQPNGIILVTGPTGSGKTTTLYSTLKNLATTEVNVCTIEDPIEMVEPAFNQMQIQGNIDLSFSSGIKALMRQDPDIIMIGEIRDLETAQMAIQAALTGHLVLSTVHTNDAPSAVTRLLDLGVPGYLIKSTLLGVMAQRLVRTLCPHCKAEDTLEDKTWQQLVKPWSAKKPAKVFKPVGCLECRNTGFLGRSGVYESFEMSEALADLIYDGCDPQTLRKHAIKEGMLSLRLSGARKIAAGLTTAEEILRVTPDTR
- the purD gene encoding phosphoribosylamine--glycine ligase; its protein translation is MNVLILGNGGREHALAWKCIQSPNVKQVFVAPGNTGTSSEAGVTNVDIAATDFPALIEFAKANTVNLTIVGPEAPLVEGVVDAFEAAGLAIFGPSKAASQLEGSKAFTKDFLARHNIPTAFYGVFTEIEPAVAYIEEKGAPIVVKADGLAAGKGVILAQTNQEAIEAVNDMLAGNKFGDAGARVVIEQFLTGEEASFIVMVDGEDVLTLATSQDHKARDNGDLGPNTGGMGAYSPAPVVTSEIHDRILNEVIYPTVKGMNAEGNRYRGFLYAGIMVSEEGTPYVLEYNCRFGDPETQPIMMRLQSDLPALCEAAVNGKLSSMNAQWDKRAAVGVVMAAGGYPFDYAKGDIIQGIDVAQALGVKVFQAGTATNEQGDTITNGGRVLCVTALGDTVADAQAKAYQGVNTIQWDNVYFRTDIGHKAINR
- the coq7 gene encoding 2-polyprenyl-3-methyl-6-methoxy-1,4-benzoquinone monooxygenase, with protein sequence MLRNRTFSDRITEHLDNALKTLTPGAVKAKAPRPGQKETSDLSDDMSRHVAGLMRINHTGEVCAQALYQGQSLTAKLPDIREKMEQAAEEELDHLAWCEARLNELNAHTSYLNPVFYGLSYGIGAAAGLAGDKWSLGFVAATEEQVSKHLADHLHEIQEQDPRSTLIIEQMLEDETRHANSALEAGGVNFPKTVKLFMTGVSQVMTKTTYRI